In Amphiura filiformis chromosome 1, Afil_fr2py, whole genome shotgun sequence, the following are encoded in one genomic region:
- the LOC140155278 gene encoding uncharacterized protein, which produces MTETDTTPPAINADAGGDDMDESSSSKNTNNASQNELASHSKEVPNNNSVIRTSSETNDRTAETSQSDEKDAGDIASSDDQTSEDKHETGVSEAASGEGEATAEQTVAAEDIESHLLPVTDETLEHLTEGFLQAFVPHIETSYESLDELMRNQRVLIETVQQENVKCNENDLVTELAEVMTEARIYHSKLVNVKKEMTSLHERTTKLKKRALKLQQQKMKENLAKEQQREKEMEQERHLIAKPISKRTEQANAAKKSEQGASAAVSDKELPNKAI; this is translated from the exons ATGACAGAAACTGATACAACACCACCAGCCATCAATGCTGATGCAGGAGGAGATGACATGGACGAAAGCTCTTCATCTAAAAATACCAACAATGCATCTCAAAATGAATTGGCATCACACTCTAAAGAGGTGCCAAACAATAACAGTGTAATTCGCACATCTTCTGAAACCAATGATAGAACTGCTGAAACATCACAAAGTGATGAGAAAGATGCTGGGGACATAGCATCATCAGATGATCAGACATCAGAAGATAAACATGAAACAGGTGTATCAGAGGCTGCTTCAGGGGAAGGAGAAGCCACAGCAGAACAGA CTGTAGCAGCAGAAGACATAGAGAGCCACCTGTTACCTGTGACAGACGAGACGTTAGAGCATCTTACTGAAGGCTTCTTGCAAGCTTTTGTGCCTCATATAGAAACATCCTACGAGTCATTAGATGAGCTCAT GAGAAACCAAAGAGTGCTAATAGAAACAGTGCAGCAAGAAAATGTGAAATGTAATGAGAACGATTTAGTAACTGAACTGGCAGAAGTG ATGACTGAAGCCAGAATTTACCATTCCAAATTAGTGAATGTTAAGAAAGAAATGACATCACTTCATGAAAGAACTACCAAATTAAAA AAACGAGCTTTGAAGCTACAGCAgcagaaaatgaaggaaaatctgGCCAAAGAGCAACAAAGGGAAAAAGAAATGGAGCAAGAAAGACATCTCATAGCTAAACCAATATCCAAGAGAACTGAACAGGCCAATGCCGCTAAGAAAAGTGAGCAGGGTGCATCGGCTGCAGTCAGTGACAAGGAGTTGCCAAATAAGGCTATATAG